One Phaseolus vulgaris cultivar G19833 chromosome 11, P. vulgaris v2.0, whole genome shotgun sequence genomic window carries:
- the LOC137826478 gene encoding putative disease resistance RPP13-like protein 1 encodes MALELVGGALLSAFLQVAFQKLASPQILDFFHTRELDQKLLNKLETKMHSIHSLADDAERKQFMDPHVRNWLLKVKDVVLDAEDLLDDIQKLSKRQDAESESQTCSDCTCKVLNFFKSSPITISSLNKEIECKMEQILDDLEFLSSQRGDLGLKTATSVGSGSSNKLPQKSQTTSLVVGTDIYGRDNDKRLIIDWLTSDINNGNQPSILSVVGMGGVGKTTLAQHVFNDPRVDEAKFDVKAWVCVSDEFDVFKISRAILEAVTKSTDDSRDLEMVHRRLGEKLTGKKFLLVLDDVWNENQTKWEEVQKPLILGVQGSRILVTTRSKEVASTMRSKEHSLKQLQENDCWKLFAKHAFRDDDTQPNPECTKIGMKIVKKCKGLPLALKTMGSLLYNKASVSEWTTVFQSEIWEFSKERCNIMPALALSYIHLPSHLKVCFAYCALFPKDYEFKKECLIQLWMTNFPHCRQHSRTAEEICQQYFNDLLSRSFFQQSSENKEVFVMHDLLNDLAKYVGGDMYFRLEVDQEKHIQNVTRHFSILLGLYRYFDGFGTSCDAKRLRTFIATSTRVNDFGYGWKYYMSIHELFSKFKFIRILSLSQYSDLQELPDSIANLEHLRFLDLSRTAIKKLTEKICSLSHLQILKLNYCRDLEELPSNLYLLTNLCCLEFMLTKVKRVPPYLGKLKNLKVVLSSFNVGHGRELGVQQLGELNLEGSLLIWNLRNIWNSMDALEADLKNKANLVALTLGWGWNENPIDSKKEEEVIENLQPSKNLKELSIIRYSGKRFPNWLLDNSLWNMVSLELVECESCQGLPPLGLLPFLKVLKIIKLGGIVNIDGDFHGKNSSSFKSLETLEFSYMTRWEKWDCQAVTNAFTRLQHLSITNCPKLKGQLPELLNPLEILEIGDCQQLEASTPRALELQLRHCGKLQLDWGTMKRIIMETSLMEIVGSSDSLEHLMIDSPLESISDDCVSICTFPLDFFPTLGKLDLSGFGNLEMISQSLIHNHLEKLTLKNCPKLESLPGSMHMLLPSLRRLWIKDCPRLESFPEGGLPSNLEKLTIEECRRLEWFPDRGLPSKLKYLRISNCSTLVGSLKGAFTDSSSLKSLQIGKVDGECFPDEGLLPLFLTSLTISDCPNLEKLDYKGLHQLSSLQNLKLENCLNLQRLPEEGLPKSISYLNIRGCPLLEQRCQRERGEDWEKIAHIQELYIEDVYDSQ; translated from the coding sequence ATGGCCTTAGAACTTGTTGGTGGTGCTCTTCTTTCTGCTTTCCTTCAGGTTGCATTCCAGAAGCTTGCTTCTCCTCAAATTCTTGATTTCTTTCATACAAGAGAGCTTGATCAAAAGCTGCTCAACAAGTTGGAAACCAAGATGCACTCCATCCATTCTCTGGCTGATGATGCAGAGCGAAAGCAGTTCATGGATCCTCATGTCAGAAACTGGCTGCTTAAGGTCAAAGATGTTGTCCTTGATGCAGAGGATCTCTTGGATGATATacaaaagctctccaaaagaCAAGATGCTGAATCTGAATCTCAAACCTGTTCAGACTGTACTTGCAAGGTACTCAATTTCTTTAAATCTTCTCCTATTACTATTAGTTCCCTTAACAAGGAAATTGAGTGTAAGATGGAACAAATCCTTGACGATTTAGAATTTCTCTCAAGCCAAAGGGGTGATCTAGGATTGAAAACAGCTACCAGTGTAGGATCTGGGTCGAGTAATAAACTGCCACAGAAAtcacaaacaacatctttggtTGTTGGAACTGATATCTATGGCAGAGATAATGATAAAAGACTGATCATTGACTGGCTGACTTCTGACATCAACAATGGTAACCAACCATCAATACTTTCTGTTGTGGGAATGGGTGGAGTGGGTAAGACCACTCTTGCTCAACATGTATTCAATGACCCAAGGGTGGATGAGGCTAAATTTGATGTCAAAGCCTGGGTTTGTGTTTCAGATGAATTTGATGTTTTCAAGATATCAAGAGCCATTCTTGAGGCAGTTACTAAATCAACTGATGATAGTAGAGATCTGGAGATGGTTCACAGAAGATTGGGAGAAAAATTGACGGGGAAGAAATTTCTTCTTGTCTTGGATGATGTTTGGAATGAAAACCAAACTAAGTGGGAAGAAGTGCAAAAGCCCCTTATTCTTGGAGTCCAAGGGAGTAGGATTCTTGTGACTACACGTAGTAAGGAAGTTGCTTCTACCATGCGGTCAAAAGAACACTCCCTAAAGCAATTACAAGAAAATGATTGTTGGAAGTTGTTTGCTAAACATGCATTCCGTGATGATGATACTCAACCAAATCCAGAGTGTACGAAGATTGGCATGAAGATTGTTAAAAAATGTAAAGGACTACCTCTCGCGTTGAAAACAATGGGAAGCCTGTTATACAACAAAGCATCTGTTTCAGAATGGACAACTGTGTTTCAAAGTGAGATATGGGAATTTTCAAAAGAGCGTTGTAATATTATGCCTGCTTTAGCATTAAGCTATATCCACCTTCCTTCCCATCTTAAGGTATGCTTTGCTTATTGTGCCCTATTTCCCAAGGATTATGAGTTTAAAAAGGAGTGTTTAATTCAGTTGTGGATGACTAATTTCCCACACTGTCGTCAACATAGTAGGACTGCAGAAGAAATTTGCCAACAATACTTTAATGATCTACTATCAAGATCCTTCTTTCAACAATCAAGTGAAAACAAAGAAGTATTTGTCATGCATGACCTTCTAAATGATTTGGCAAAATATGTTGGTGGGGACATGTATTTCAGGTTGGAAGTTGACCAAGAAAAACATATACAAAATGTAACTCGTCATTTTTCAATTCTACTTGGTCTCTATCGATATTTTGATGGGTTTGGAACTTCATGCGATGCAAAAAGGTTACGCACATTTATTGCAACAAGTACGAGAGTGAATGATTTTGGTTATGGTTGGAAGTACTATATGTCGATACATGAATTGTTCTCCAAGTTTAAGTTCATACGTATCTTATCTTTGTCTCAATATTCTGACCTTCAAGAGTTACCTGACTCTATTGCCAATCTTGAGCATCTTCGTTTCTTAGACCTCTCTCGTACTGCAATAAAAAAACTAACTGAAAAGATATGTTCACTCTCCCACTTGCAAATACTGAAGTTGAACTACTGTAGAGATTTGGAGGAGTTGCCCTCAAATTTGTATTTACTCACCAATTTGTGTTGCCTTGAATTTATGTTGACTAAAGTGAAAAGGGTGCCACCCTATTTGGGAAAACTGAAGAATCTTAAAGTAGTATTAAGTTCCTTTAATGTTGGCCATGGCAGGGAGTTGGGTGTTCAACAGCTGGGAGAGCTCAACCTTGAGGGAAGTCTATTAATTTGGAACCTAAGGAATATTTGGAATTCCATGGATGCATTAGAAGCGGATTTGAAGAATAAAGCAAACTTGGTGGCGCTGACCTTGGGATGGGGATGGAATGAGAACCCTATTGATTCAAAAAAAGAAGAGGAGGTAATTGAGAATCTGCAACCTTCCAAAAACTTAAAGGAGTTGTCAATCATTAGGTATAGTGGGAAACGATTTCCAAATTGGTTACTAGATAATTCACTGTGGAATATGGTGTCCTTAGAGTTGGTGGAATGTGAATCTTGCCAAGGTTTACCTCCCCTTGGACTTTTGCCATTTCTCAAGGTCTTGAAGATTATAAAACTTGGTGGGATAGTGAACATTGATGGTGATTTTCATGGTAAAAACTCTTCTTCATTTAAATCCCTTGAAACATTGGAGTTCTCCTATATGACTCGATGGGAAAAGTGGGACTGCCAAGCTGTGACAAATGCTTTTACACGTTTACAACACCTTTCCATAACAAACTGTCCAAAGCTGAAAGGACAGCTGCCAGAGCTACTTAATCCTTTGGAAATACTAGAAATTGGAGACTGTCAACAACTTGAGGCTTCCACTCCAAGGGCTCTAGAATTACAACTACGTCATTGTGGAAAGCTGCAATTAGATTGGGGTACAATGAAAAGGATCATAATGGAAACATCATTGATGGAAATTGTTGGTTCGTCTGACTCTCTTGAACACTTGATGATTGATTCACCCTTGGAGTCAATCAGTGATGATTGTGTCTCTATATGTACCTTTCCATTGGATTTCTTCCCAACACTTGGGAAGCTTGATCTCAGTGGGTTTGGTAATCTAGAGATGATTTCACAGAGTCTCATCCACAATCATCTAGAAAAGCTGACACTCAAGAATTGTCCTAAATTAGAATCATTGCCTGGAAGCATGCATATGCTACTTCCATCTCTGAGGAGGTTATGGATAAAAGACTGCCCAAGACTAGAGTCGTTTCCTGAAGGAGGTTTGCCATCAAATCTAGAAAAACTAACAATAGAAGAGTGTCGAAGACTTGAGTGGTTCCCTGATAGAGGTTTACCATCAAAACTGAAGTATCTGAGAATCAGTAATTGCTCTACACTTGTTGGCTCACTGAAAGGAGCTTTCACAGATAGTTCTTCTTTGAAAAGCTTGCAAATTGGAAAAGTAGATGGAGAATGTTTTCCAGATGAAGGTTTGCTTCCACTCTTTCTTACTTCTCTAACCATCTCTGATTGTCCAAATCTAGAAAAACTGGACTACAAGGGTTTACATCAACTCTCATCCCTTCAGAATTTGAAACTTGAAAATTGCCTCAACCTCCAACGCTTACCGGAGGAGGGTCTTCCCAAATCAATTTCATATCTTAATATTCGTGGTTGTCCTTTGCTGGAACAGCGTTGCCAGAGAGAAAGAGGCGAAGACTGGGAAAAGATTGCTCACATTCAGGAACTGTATATAGAGGATGTTTATGATAGTCAATAA